The Sorangiineae bacterium MSr11367 genome window below encodes:
- the rpmG gene encoding 50S ribosomal protein L33, with product MRDTIQLVSTAGTGYSYVTTKNKRTMQGKLEIKKYDPVARKHVLFVEKKISKG from the coding sequence ATGCGCGACACCATCCAGCTCGTCTCCACCGCCGGCACGGGCTACAGCTACGTGACCACGAAGAACAAGCGAACCATGCAGGGCAAGCTCGAGATCAAGAAGTACGATCCGGTTGCTCGGAAACACGTGCTGTTCGTGGAAAAGAAAATCTCGAAGGGCTGA